ACCCAGGATTTATCCGGAAGCTCAACTTCCCAAAACCGTAAATCCCCTCGGCGAATTTCTCTTGTTCGCCCAACAAGTTCACCTTTATTGTGAAGACTTGTCGTCTTTACAAGGCCATAAGAAACAATTTCACGTGTCGTCGTCATTTGAAACTTCCACATGGAATAGCCAATAACAACAATGCCAGCAAACAAAGCAAACTTAAGAAACTTCATCATATTACAGTTCCCTTTTACCTCCCAAAGAGGCGTTCAATATCCTTCAGTTTCAGCTCAACATAAGTTGGCCGTCCATGATTACATTGACCAGAACGTGGTGTTGTTTCCATCTCACGCAAAAGTGCATTCATCTCTTCTGGTAATAAGCGTCGCCCAGTTCGAATACTGCCATGACACGCCATTGTGGCACAAACATAATCCAGACGAGATTTAAGTTCTGTTGTAGCGTCAAGCTCAGCGATTTCATCAGCTAAGTCTCGAACAAGTGCCTGAATATTCCCCTTGATCAACAAAGCTGGTACCTCTTGAACAGAAATTGCGCGCGGTCCAAACCCTTCCAAATAAAGACCAAACTGCTGTAAAGCCTCGCTATGAGCAAGCAACCCATCACGCAAATGATCATCCAGTTCAATCACTTCAGGGATTAATAAACCTTGCGACGGCACGCGGCCCCGGGCAACATTTTTTTTCAGTTTTTCATAAACAACCCGTTCATGAGCTGCATGCGCATCAACCAAAATCATCCCGTCTGCAGTCTGTGCAACAATAAAGTTTTCAAAAAATTGCGCCCGCGCAGCACCAAGAGGTTTAGAAATTATTTTAGGGTCCAACTCATCATTGGAAGACAACATCTCACCACTTGGCACATTCACACCATCAAAGCCACTTTGCCACTGGTAAACGTCATCAGCTCTTAAAGGTGCCGACTGCCCGTCCGAAAAATTAGAGTGTGTATGTGGTGAATACCCCTCTTCACCAAAATGCGCTCTGCCTTCAGCAAGGTGAGTGTTATGAGCAGATAAACCATTTCCCTGCACTGATGGTTCATTAGCATAAGCTGGAAAAGAAGAGCGAACATCCTCAGTCCTAAAAGCACTTAAAGTATCTGCCCCCCCTTTTGAACTAGCACGGTGTCCCGCCTCATCAATCGCTTGGCGAATGGCTCCAATGAGCAACCCCCGAATAAAAGCACCATCCTGAAACCGCACTTCCGCTTTTGCAGGGTGCACATTCACATCAACCTTGTCTGGTGGCAAAGTTAAAAACAAACTTAAATAGGGGTGGCGGTTCGATGGTAAAAAATCTGAATAGGCTGCACGAATTGCCCCTAAAATTTGCTTATCTCGAATAGGACGGCCATTCACGAAAAAATACTGCATCAAATTATTAGCTCTGTGCAAGGTCGGCAATCCAACAAACCCGCGCAAATGAACATCCTCGCGTGTTGCATCAATAAACAAAGCGTCTTTAACAAACTCCTGGCCAAAAATCTTGCCAATGCGTTGCAATTCTCCAGCTTCATCACCAATAGCAACTTGAGCTAAATTTAATCTTTGCTTGCCATCACAAGTTAATCGAAACCCAATATCAGGATGAGCTAAAGAGAGCCGCTTAACAACATCAGCAATCGCACTCGTCTCAGCTCGAACAGATTTTTGAAATTTCAGCCGAGCCGGTGTTGCGTAAAATAAATCGCGCACTTCAATGATCGTTCCATGATTAAGCGCAGAAGGGCGCAGTTCGCTTTTCTCTCCCCCTTCAACAGAAAGCTCAAAACCATCACCATTCTTCTCTCGCGTTTGAATGGTGAGTTTCGCAATAGAACCAATAGACGGCAGTGCTTCTCCCCGAAACCCAAGAGTGTGAATAGAAAAAAGTCCCTCATCTTGAAGTTTAGAAGTTGCATGCCGTTCAACACAAAGGGAAAGATCATTTTCACCCATTCCCTGGCCATTATCAATCACACGAAGCAGGGATAATCCACCATCAGCAGAGACAACCTCAATAGAAGAAGCCCCAGCATCAATCGAATTTTCAACAAGCTCTTTAACAACAGAAGCCGGACGTTCAATCACCTCACCAGCAGCAATCTGGTTGATTAAATGCGGAGATAATTGGCGAATGGTCATAAAATTGTATCCAAATTATTTTTCTTAAAAACAGATGAGAGAAAAACGCATTCAAAGATGCAAAAGAAAAAACTGCCCCTCATTCACAAACTATACCCCTAATGAGAAAGAAGGTGAAGAAAGAGCCTAAATAAGCTAGAGCACAATCCAACCGATGTAAAACGAGGGTCGGAAACATTGTGCGCAAAGCAAAAACTCTAAAGCATTCAACTGTTTCAATATGAAAGGGTGATGGCCTAGGGAACGAGGAACAGTTAATTAAAGGAACTAATTACGCAGAAAATCACGCGCCATGCGCTTACCAACCTCTACAGCCGGCTGATCAAACGCATTAATATTAAGCAATCCAGCAGCCAAAATAGTCTCAACCATAAAGCTCATCAACATTTGCCCAAGTGCAAATTCATTCACTTCAGAAATCCGAATGTAACGCGTTGGTCTATTCGCTTCCTCAAGAGCCGAACGGGTCGCTCGAGCTTGTGCACTAACCAAATCACCCACATGACGGTCAGAGAAGAAATCCATACCAGCAACACCAGCTAAATCCTTGTCAATGAACGGCCCCTTACCTGTTGTCTCAGTTGCAACAATCGTCACAAGCTTATCAATCGGCCCATCCATATAAAGCTGTAACTGGCTATGCTGATCCACGGGGCCAAGTGCTGCAATAGGTGTCATCCCGACACCATCTTTGCCTAAACTCTCCGCCCACAACTGCACATACCAATTCGCAAATCGGGCAAGTTGGTTCACATAAGGCATCATAACAAAATTATTGATATTGCGTTCCTGATAAAGTCCCACGCAAACCGTAGAGCCAAGAACCGGCATAAAATCTTCAAAACTATCACCATAGACAAGATGATTAATTATCTTAGAAGCACCTTCTCTCAATTGAAAAGGATCCATACCTCGAGCAACAGCAAAAATAAGTCCAACATTAGTCAAACAAGAAAAACGTCCACCAATATCAGTTTCATGGTCTAAAAACTCACAACCATACAATCCGAGTAAATCACGAAGTCCATTTTTACCACCCGGCACCGGTGGCTCCGAAAGTCCCAAAATAGACTTGCCAATATAAGATTCTAATCCAGCTTCTTTATATGCATTAAGAACAGTAATCGTTTGCAGAAGAGTTTCAGCCGTATTGCCTGATTTAGAAATAATAACGAAACGCGCTTTTTTTAAATCAAGCAAACCTATGCCACGCTCAAGAGAGCGCGGATCAAGATTGTCAAAAATACGTGTGCGAGGAAGCTTGCGCGGCTGGTTTACATCATCACCGGGAATAAACCACCCCCCCATCTGAGCAATGGTTTGACCACCAAGACTGGAACCACCGGTTCCTAAAAAAACAACAGTATCAGCTTCGCCAACACTATCATCACCTTCAATGAGAGAATAAAACTTTTCAGTTAATATCTCAATGTCGTCACGGCGCTCAGCAATCCTAAGTAAGGGCAACAATTCTGCTTCATAAGCAATTTTTAATTGCTTTGCGCCCTTCGTTGCTCGTTCAAACCACTTATTATATTCTGTCGGAGTAAGCCCATTATCGCCTACCACATCTGCTAAACAACCGCTAATATCATAGGTAATCGTCAAAACCTATATCCCCCAACATCAAATAGTATACGGTTAATAAGCTATTGTGTTTCAGGTGCCTCCGGAATAGGCTGACCAACAACTACAAACCGCAATTTATCTCCTTGAAATAATCGCTTAGCAACATCACGAATTTGAACCATGGTTACTGAATTTATCATTTCATTTCGTTTATCAATATAATCCATACCAAGTCCTTCAACTTGAATCCACAACAATTGACTAGCAATTTTTGAAGACGTGTCAAATCGAAGAGCGTAAGAACCGGTTAAATAGTTTTTAGCATTCTTAAGTTCTTCCTCGCTAGGCCCATCATTGGCCATACGAGAAAATTCTTTTTTAATCAAATCCATAGCTTCTGTAACAGAAGAATTCTTTGTCGCAACACCGCCCAATACAAGGGCGCTATGTTTTAACGGGTAAAGATAGCTGTAAACTGAATAAGCCAACCCCCGCTTCTCTCGCACTTCTTCCATTAATCGAGAAGCAAAACCACCCCCCCCCATAATGTAATTCAAAATGTAAGCTGGGATAAAATCTTTATCATCCCGTTTGATCCCTTGATGACCAAATTGAACAACAGATTGAGGTACATTCATAGTCACATTATCAAGCTTTGGACCAAATATAGCCGTTGCTTCTGCAACCTCTTTAACTCCTGATTTCTCAGGCAAATCACCAAAGACTTTATCAATTAAAACACCAAGTTCCTTAGGTGTAATATCCCCAACAACGGAAATTTTCAAATTCTCACGCGAGAAAATCTTTTTGTGGGCGGCTTTTAAATCATCGCGGCTTAGAGCTTTCAAGCTCGCCTCAGTGCCTTTTGTTGGACGACCATAGGGATGATCTCCAAATGAATTTTTAAACCAAGTTCGTGTTGCAACATTATTCGGGTTGTTTTCCTCGAATTTCAAACCAGAAATAATCTGCAATCGCACTCGATCAATTGCATCTTGATCAAATGAAGGCTGCGTAATCGCCAATTTCAAAAGTTCAAACGCTTCTTCTTTGCGCTCACTTAAAGTTTGAAATTTTCCTGAAAAATTATCACGCGACGCTTCAAAACCAAGCCTAATTGCTATCTCTTCAACCTTCTCTTGAAATTCTGTCGATGATAAATCACCAGCACCTTCATCCAGCATCCCCGAAAGTAAATAAGCAGCCCCTTCTTTTCCAGTCTCATCTTGAGCAGCGCCACCATTGAAAGCAAATTGCATCGCGATTAATGGTACATTTTTCTCTTGAACCAACCAGGCCTCGATACCAAGTGGACTGACAACCCGTTCAACCTTCATTGCATGCGCCTCATTATTCAAAAATGGCAGAGCCAAAACCGTAAGTAGGAAAAGCACCACTGGTTTGGTAAACCGAAAAGGTTTCAGAACCATGCTAACACCCCTATTTTTCAAACTATTATTATTTGTCATAAGAAGTCACTTAGTTTTCAAAGCCAAAATTATTAATTGTTTTATTTCTTTTCAGCCATTTTTTTTGGCTTAGGAATTAAAACTCCAGTAACAGATGAATTGATATCCAAATATTTAGCAGCCACCCGCTTAAGGTCTTCAACTGTAACTTTTTTCAAGCGTTCCGGATAAGATTCAATATCTTGAATTGACCACCCAGTCGCAAGGGCAAAACCATAACGACGCGCCAAACCAGATTGACTGTCATTGCCATAAACATAATCAGCAATATATGCATTCCGAGCTCGGTTAAGTTCAAGTTCACTGATCCCATCTTTGGCAATTTTCTCAAAAACCTCGTCGATGGCACTTTCAATTTGCTCAATCGTCACTCCTTTCGAAGGAATGGCATAAATATACAATCCACCATAATCCAAACCGCTGGCTGAGTATCCACCACCAGCACTTGAAGCAAGCTTGTCTGCAACGACTAACTTTTTATATAGACGGCTGGTCGTACCACCAGTTGCAACTTTCATAAGCATCTCGAGAGCTTCAGAATCACCTTTCGGTGCCGTTTTATAGCTCGGCGCTAAATAATGTCGCTGCCAGGCAAGTTTACCTGCCCGCTCATCTTCAAGTACGACACGGCGCGGAGAAACATGCGGCGGCTCCATTGGCCGCTCACGAGCTGGTAAATCAGGTCCACGCTTGACAGGGGCATAAAACTTATCAGCCAAACGCTTTACCTCTTCAGAAGTCACATCTCCTGCAACAATCAGAATAGCGTTATTTGGTGCATAATAATTTTCATAATGTTCAAGTGCATCTTTGCGGCTTAATTTAGCCATTTCATGCATCCAGCCAATAACCGGAATGCCATATGGGTGAGATAAATAAAGAGATGCACTGATTTGTTCGCCCAAAAGAGAATTTGGATTATTTTCAACCCGCGAGCGACGTTCTTCTAAAATTACGTCTCTCTCAGTCAAAACATCTTTCTCAAGCAATTTCAGATTGCTCATTCTATCCGCTTCCATCTCCATAACCAGTGGCAAATGTTCTTTTGCCACACGTTGGAAATAAGCAGTCACATCCTGGCTGGTGAAAGCATTATCTTCCCCACCATTACG
The sequence above is a segment of the Hyphomicrobiales bacterium 4NK60-0047b genome. Coding sequences within it:
- the mutL gene encoding DNA mismatch repair endonuclease MutL, with amino-acid sequence MTIRQLSPHLINQIAAGEVIERPASVVKELVENSIDAGASSIEVVSADGGLSLLRVIDNGQGMGENDLSLCVERHATSKLQDEGLFSIHTLGFRGEALPSIGSIAKLTIQTREKNGDGFELSVEGGEKSELRPSALNHGTIIEVRDLFYATPARLKFQKSVRAETSAIADVVKRLSLAHPDIGFRLTCDGKQRLNLAQVAIGDEAGELQRIGKIFGQEFVKDALFIDATREDVHLRGFVGLPTLHRANNLMQYFFVNGRPIRDKQILGAIRAAYSDFLPSNRHPYLSLFLTLPPDKVDVNVHPAKAEVRFQDGAFIRGLLIGAIRQAIDEAGHRASSKGGADTLSAFRTEDVRSSFPAYANEPSVQGNGLSAHNTHLAEGRAHFGEEGYSPHTHSNFSDGQSAPLRADDVYQWQSGFDGVNVPSGEMLSSNDELDPKIISKPLGAARAQFFENFIVAQTADGMILVDAHAAHERVVYEKLKKNVARGRVPSQGLLIPEVIELDDHLRDGLLAHSEALQQFGLYLEGFGPRAISVQEVPALLIKGNIQALVRDLADEIAELDATTELKSRLDYVCATMACHGSIRTGRRLLPEEMNALLREMETTPRSGQCNHGRPTYVELKLKDIERLFGR
- a CDS encoding glucose-6-phosphate isomerase; translation: MTITYDISGCLADVVGDNGLTPTEYNKWFERATKGAKQLKIAYEAELLPLLRIAERRDDIEILTEKFYSLIEGDDSVGEADTVVFLGTGGSSLGGQTIAQMGGWFIPGDDVNQPRKLPRTRIFDNLDPRSLERGIGLLDLKKARFVIISKSGNTAETLLQTITVLNAYKEAGLESYIGKSILGLSEPPVPGGKNGLRDLLGLYGCEFLDHETDIGGRFSCLTNVGLIFAVARGMDPFQLREGASKIINHLVYGDSFEDFMPVLGSTVCVGLYQERNINNFVMMPYVNQLARFANWYVQLWAESLGKDGVGMTPIAALGPVDQHSQLQLYMDGPIDKLVTIVATETTGKGPFIDKDLAGVAGMDFFSDRHVGDLVSAQARATRSALEEANRPTRYIRISEVNEFALGQMLMSFMVETILAAGLLNINAFDQPAVEVGKRMARDFLRN
- a CDS encoding pitrilysin family protein encodes the protein MKVERVVSPLGIEAWLVQEKNVPLIAMQFAFNGGAAQDETGKEGAAYLLSGMLDEGAGDLSSTEFQEKVEEIAIRLGFEASRDNFSGKFQTLSERKEEAFELLKLAITQPSFDQDAIDRVRLQIISGLKFEENNPNNVATRTWFKNSFGDHPYGRPTKGTEASLKALSRDDLKAAHKKIFSRENLKISVVGDITPKELGVLIDKVFGDLPEKSGVKEVAEATAIFGPKLDNVTMNVPQSVVQFGHQGIKRDDKDFIPAYILNYIMGGGGFASRLMEEVREKRGLAYSVYSYLYPLKHSALVLGGVATKNSSVTEAMDLIKKEFSRMANDGPSEEELKNAKNYLTGSYALRFDTSSKIASQLLWIQVEGLGMDYIDKRNEMINSVTMVQIRDVAKRLFQGDKLRFVVVGQPIPEAPETQ
- a CDS encoding pitrilysin family protein; this translates as MGALLTTTKAINAKDDAKSSSGPEVTYFKMENGLDVVVIPDHRAPVVTHMVWYRVGAADEAPGVSGIAHFLEHLMFKGTDKIAPGEFSKIIARNGGEDNAFTSQDVTAYFQRVAKEHLPLVMEMEADRMSNLKLLEKDVLTERDVILEERRSRVENNPNSLLGEQISASLYLSHPYGIPVIGWMHEMAKLSRKDALEHYENYYAPNNAILIVAGDVTSEEVKRLADKFYAPVKRGPDLPARERPMEPPHVSPRRVVLEDERAGKLAWQRHYLAPSYKTAPKGDSEALEMLMKVATGGTTSRLYKKLVVADKLASSAGGGYSASGLDYGGLYIYAIPSKGVTIEQIESAIDEVFEKIAKDGISELELNRARNAYIADYVYGNDSQSGLARRYGFALATGWSIQDIESYPERLKKVTVEDLKRVAAKYLDINSSVTGVLIPKPKKMAEKK